The following are from one region of the Vibrio hyugaensis genome:
- the prmA gene encoding 50S ribosomal protein L11 methyltransferase: protein MPWIQIKLNATNENAEQIGDMLMEETGALSVTFLDAQDTPVFEPLPGETRLWGDTDILALYDAEADTNFIITQIKASGMLADDFAYKVEQLEDKDWEREWMENFHPMKFGERLWICPSWREVPEPDAVNVMLDPGLAFGTGTHPTTALCLEWLESLDLSGKTVIDFGCGSGILAIAAIKLGAGKVIGIDIDPQALQASRDNAERNGVADQLEVYLPQNQPEGLIADVVVANILAGPLRELAPIIKGLVKPNGDLAMSGVLDTQAEDVANYYRDELHIDPIAEQSEWCRISGRKQG, encoded by the coding sequence ATGCCTTGGATTCAAATCAAACTCAATGCGACCAATGAAAACGCTGAGCAAATCGGCGACATGCTAATGGAAGAGACTGGTGCGCTGTCTGTAACATTCCTAGACGCGCAGGATACGCCCGTATTCGAACCTCTACCTGGCGAGACTCGCTTATGGGGCGATACTGACATTCTGGCACTGTACGATGCAGAAGCAGATACAAACTTCATCATCACTCAAATCAAAGCAAGCGGTATGCTAGCAGACGATTTTGCTTACAAAGTAGAACAACTAGAAGACAAAGACTGGGAACGCGAATGGATGGAAAACTTCCACCCAATGAAGTTTGGCGAGCGCCTATGGATTTGTCCAAGCTGGCGTGAAGTTCCAGAACCAGACGCGGTTAACGTCATGCTGGATCCTGGCCTGGCGTTCGGTACTGGTACCCACCCAACCACAGCATTGTGTCTTGAATGGCTAGAAAGCCTAGACTTGTCTGGTAAAACCGTCATCGACTTTGGTTGTGGCTCTGGCATTTTAGCGATCGCAGCGATCAAACTTGGTGCGGGTAAAGTGATCGGAATCGACATTGATCCTCAAGCTCTTCAAGCTTCTCGCGACAACGCAGAGCGCAATGGTGTTGCTGACCAATTAGAAGTATACCTTCCTCAAAACCAACCTGAGGGCCTGATCGCCGATGTGGTTGTTGCTAACATTCTTGCTGGTCCACTACGTGAACTTGCACCTATCATCAAAGGTTTGGTTAAACCAAATGGTGACCTCGCGATGTCGGGTGTTTTAGACACTCAAGCAGAAGATGTTGCGAACTATTACCGTGACGAGCTTCACATTGACCCTATCGCAGAGCAAAGCGAATGGTGTCGTATCTCTGGTCGTAAGCAAGGCTAG